Below is a genomic region from Desulfobacter sp..
AGCAAACGCAGGTAACCAAGAAGATGGTGCTGTGTGGTGGATCAGGGTTCATGAGATTGCCTTTTCAGGCTTATTTGTGTAAAGTTAATCAAATTCGCACAAAAAAGATGCTGTATGACTCGCGCCATGAAAAAAGGTTAAACAAAAAAATGCGCATTGCTATTGTTCATTTCATTTGGATTATATCTCTTGTTATCGCTTCGCCGTGTTCGGCAAGTGATTCAATCGTAAATTTAAGCCCCCGGGAAAAAGCCTGGATAAACCAGAATCATACTGTCCGGGTCCGGTTAGGCAATTCGCCGCCATTTATGCTGACTGATGGAAAAATTCAGGGCATTGCCATAGATTATCTGACACAGATATTTGGTGTTCACGGTATTAAAATCAAATATGTTCATAGCTCTGAAGTAACCTGGCCCCAAGCACTTGAATATATAAAACAGCATGAGGTTGTGGACCTGGTTCCAACCGTAAAAATTACTGAAAAGCGCCAAAAAGATATGATTTTTACCGATGAGTATATCTTTGCTCCATGGGTTATATTCACCCGGTCAGATGCGGACTTTGTCAGTTCAATGAAGGATTTAAAAGGGAAAACCATTGCTGTTGAAGAGGGGTATGCAATGCACCTGATTTTGAAACAAAATTATCCTGACATCAAGCTGAAAGTGGTTTCAGCCAGGCGGGAAAATTTTGCTCAAATCCCCATTAGAGATCTGTCCACAGGCTTGGCTGACGCCTATATCGGCAACCTCTTATCAACCACCTATACCATACAGACCAAAGGATACACAAATATAAAGGTGGCCGCCCCCACCCCGTTTGGCAATCACAACCAGGCCATGGGCATACGCTCTGACTGGCCGGAACTGGCCAGCATCATCAATAAAACACTGGCTTCCATGAGATCGGAGGAACATGCCGCCATTTTGAACAAGTGGCTTTCTGTCCGGTATGAATACGGTATAGATAAAAATTATGTATTAAAATGGGTGTTGACTGTCACGGGAATTGCTCTGGTTCTAATCGGCTTTGTTCTGGTCTGGAATAAACAGCTTAGAAATGAGGCCATTTCCCGTAAAAAAATGGAGACTGCTTTAAAGGATAGTGAATCCAAATTCAAGGCATTGTTTAACAATGCCCAGGTTGCCCTGTTCAGGACCAGGATTTCAGACGGGAAACTGCTTGAAATCAATCAGCGATATGCCAACATGGCCGGGTATCAAACGGTTGAGGACTGCATGGCCGAGTTTAATGCTGCCGATGCCTGGGCTGATGCCGGCCAAAGAACAAAACTTGTGGAAACCCTGAAAAAAAATGGATTTGTCCTTGATCATGAAACTAAAATCATTCGCAGGGATAAGGTTGCTTTCTGGATCGCTTTTTCTGCTACGATTTATCCTGAAAAGGGGTATATCGAAGGCTCAATCGTTGACATCACCCAACGCAAGCATGCAGAAGAACGTTTTTTTAACAGCCGGCAGCTGCTCAATGAGGTGGGGAGTATTGCCAAAATCGGTGGATGGGAACATGACCTTATTACCCGTGAGGTCACCTGGACACGCGAGACCTATAAAATTGTTGAGATTGAATCCGGGGGGTCCCTGATGACCCTTTGTCCTGTTTTCCGCCAAAGGAGCGAAAAATTTTTGATAACGCCTATGGTTCAGCCATTGCCGACAGCCAGCAATTTGATCTTAAACTCAGGGCGGTTACGGCAAAGGGACGGCACCTATGGGTCCGTGTTGTCGGCCGCCCGGAGTATAAAGACGGGGTCTGCGTAAAAATCAAGGGGATATTTCAAAATATAACTGAACAAAAACACGTGGAGATGCAGCTACAGCAAGCCCAAAAAATGGAATCCATCGGCCGGTTAGCAGGAGGCGTTGCTCATGACTACAACAATATTTCCAGCATTATTATTGGGTATTCTGAGTTGGCCCTGGAACAGGTAAGCCAGGAAGACCCGCTTCATAAAGACCTTCTGGAAATTTTAACAGCCGCAAACCGTTCAACAAAAATTACCCGGCAATTGCTGGCCTTTGCCCGCAAGCAGACCGTTGATCCCAAGGTCCTTGACCTGAACGATACCATCGGCGGTCTGCTCAAAATGTTTCGCCGGCTGATCGGTGAAGATATTGACTTGGTCTGGCAGCCTGGAAAGGAGGTATGGCCGGTGAAAATTGATCCGACCCAGATTGACCAGATCATTGCAAATGTAGGTATTAATGCCCGGGACGCCATTGCTGACGTGGGCAAGATTACCATTGAAACTAAAAATATTTATTTTGATGCAAACTATTGTGCTGACCATGCCGGGTTTGTTCCCGGCGAGTATCTGCTGCTTGCTGTGAGCGACAATGGCAGCGGGATAGAACCCGATATTATGGATAATATTTTTGAACCCTTTTTCACCACCAAGGGGCTGGGCAAAGGCACCGGACTTGGGCTCTCTACAGTATATGGTATTGTCAAACAGAACAATGGATTCATCAATGTATACAGTGAGCCGGACAAAGGGACAACCGTCAGGATTTTTCTGCCCCGCCATGACGGCCGGGCGGTCAAAGCGTTTAGCGACGAGAACAAAGATATCCCCTTGAGCCGGGGTGAGACGGTCTTGATGGTTGAAGACGACGGGTCTATCCTGAAACTTGGGAAAAGAATGCTCCGGGAACTCGGGTATGTGGTCTTGTCTGCTTCCAGCCCATTGGAGGCGGTGGCCTTAGCTGAAAAAGAAGCGGGCCACCTCAACCTTTTAATAACGGATGTGGTCATGCCGGAAATGAATGGCCGGGAGCTGTCCGAAAAGCTTAAAAGTCTTTGGCCTGATCTCAAAATTCTTTTCATGTCCGGTTATACTGCTGATGTTATTGCCCATCGGGGGGTGCTGGACCATGGTGTCTTTTTCATCTCAAAACCTTTTTCTAAAAAAGAGATGGCCGTTAAGGTCAGAGAGGTCTTGGATAGTGAAGATGCCTGACCCATGTTCAAAAAAAAAGATCTCCTGGGGGGGGGCTGCTAAAAAAGGGTGACACTCCTGGCGCTGGGGTTTCAGGTCTTGCCGTGGACGGCATCCATCTGCTGGATCAGGCTTAAGGCCTGGTCCTTGTACGTGGCGTGGCCTGCGTCCTGTTTTAAAATTTTTTTTAGCCCTGCCCCAAAGTCCGGCCCGTCAGGCGCATCTCCGTGCATAAAAAGGGATGTTTCATAGTTCTGGGCGATTCTTGCCGGCCGGATCAGTGTTTTTTCAAGCATCATGGCAAAATCAAGTTTGTTTGCAGCGCCCTGAGAAATCAGGGGGTGTATTTCCACGAGAAAACCGCATTGTGTACATTGCCGTCAAAGCCACCAGAAGGCGTTGATTCCATATTTTTGCGCCGGGACACCTGGTCCTCTTTGCTGAACAGGAAATGGACTTTTATAGCAATGCCGATAATTATTTATACATCCTGATAATTTCATCAATCGTTTCGTTTTCATTGTATTCACGGATGGTTTTTAGGGCCGCAAAATCGTGTTCAATCGGATTGAGATCCGGTGAATACGGGGGCAAAAACAAAAGAGCTGCACCAGTTCTTTCTATCAAATATTTGGTTTCTTCGCCCTTGTGGAAGGATGCGTTATCCATCACAACGATATGATTATCGTTCAGATGTGGACTCAACTGGTGTTCGATCCAAGCATTAAAGATATCCGCATTGCATGTTCCCTGAAACAAAAATGGTTCTTCAAAACTATATTCGATGCGGGCAGCAATCAAAGACGTTCGAGGGTGCTTTGTTCCTGCAATCAAACCATGAACACGCTGCCCTTTGAGAGCATATCCATAGCGACGAGTTGTATAAGGCGAAAAGCCGCTTTCATCAACATAAACAAACGTTTTGCAACGACGTATATAACGTTCAC
It encodes:
- a CDS encoding transporter substrate-binding domain-containing protein, which produces MLTDGKIQGIAIDYLTQIFGVHGIKIKYVHSSEVTWPQALEYIKQHEVVDLVPTVKITEKRQKDMIFTDEYIFAPWVIFTRSDADFVSSMKDLKGKTIAVEEGYAMHLILKQNYPDIKLKVVSARRENFAQIPIRDLSTGLADAYIGNLLSTTYTIQTKGYTNIKVAAPTPFGNHNQAMGIRSDWPELASIINKTLASMRSEEHAAILNKWLSVRYEYGIDKNYVLKWVLTVTGIALVLIGFVLVWNKQLRNEAISRKKMETALKDSESKFKALFNNAQVALFRTRISDGKLLEINQRYANMAGYQTVEDCMAEFNAADAWADAGQRTKLVETLKKNGFVLDHETKIIRRDKVAFWIAFSATIYPEKGYIEGSIVDITQRKHAEERFFNSRQLLNEVGSIAKIGGWEHDLITREVTWTRETYKIVEIESGGSLMTLCPVFRQRSEKFLITPMVQPLPTASNLILNSGRLRQRDGTYGSVLSAARSIKTGSA
- a CDS encoding response regulator, which translates into the protein MQLQQAQKMESIGRLAGGVAHDYNNISSIIIGYSELALEQVSQEDPLHKDLLEILTAANRSTKITRQLLAFARKQTVDPKVLDLNDTIGGLLKMFRRLIGEDIDLVWQPGKEVWPVKIDPTQIDQIIANVGINARDAIADVGKITIETKNIYFDANYCADHAGFVPGEYLLLAVSDNGSGIEPDIMDNIFEPFFTTKGLGKGTGLGLSTVYGIVKQNNGFINVYSEPDKGTTVRIFLPRHDGRAVKAFSDENKDIPLSRGETVLMVEDDGSILKLGKRMLRELGYVVLSASSPLEAVALAEKEAGHLNLLITDVVMPEMNGRELSEKLKSLWPDLKILFMSGYTADVIAHRGVLDHGVFFISKPFSKKEMAVKVREVLDSEDA
- a CDS encoding IS630 family transposase, which gives rise to MTGYRERSDSKRKAYLRLRERYIRRCKTFVYVDESGFSPYTTRRYGYALKGQRVHGLIAGTKHPRTSLIAARIEYSFEEPFLFQGTCNADIFNAWIEHQLSPHLNDNHIVVMDNASFHKGEETKYLIERTGAALLFLPPYSPDLNPIEHDFAALKTIREYNENETIDEIIRMYK